TTTTGTCATTTCCAGGCAAATAATATTATGCAAAAATCGGACATGTAAAATGGCCAGAGGGATGAGTAAGCGGGCAAGGTGGCTTGcaggtgtgcgtgtgtgccaaCGCAACGACCCCCACCTCCTTGTGCACCCCACCCCCCTCCCACTCATTCCACTAATTGCTTCCACTACGGAAAACGGAAAACACAATGCCGGCGCTTTATCACGCTTATCAGCAAACAACGTAAGCGCAACGTAATGACTAATCGGTATGTTAACCGCTTTTTTCGAAACTGTCAACCACCTGTAGCTCGGTGAATTATTCCCGACTTTTCGACTTTTCTCGCCGACGATGGCGTAATTGTTTTGATAATGCAAACAATGAGCGCTTGTCCATTTTTAGCCGGGCGACATTGAAgagaaattaaaagtaaataagggGGGAAGGTCGCCGAGTATCggcgtttaataattaatttgctgGCCAATTTTGGCAAGTCGCGCGCCGCATGCTTTATGCTTTGGCCAAATATGGCCGGGTTttccttttagtttttcaaattgttttgcCTTTTTCAGCAAACTGAGaattgagcaaaaaaaatatcactaaTACCATTTAGCGGTCTTATCGGACGCTCTCTTTCTGCCACCCGCACAGCAGCTGGGCGAGGGAAAGGGAGAGCAACAGGTGGCCGGCGAGTACCGTTAGGCATTCCAGCAATTGCGTAACTAATTAAACAATTGCCCGCAATTAAGTAAACATATTTGCCCAAATTAATGGAATACTTTTATCGCGGGGAATGGGAAAGTTTGAGATTTTCAtatgaatatataaaatcgaTTTTAGGCAATTTACCTAGTGAAAGGTGAGAGAAATAAGTGGTGTGAATATGAACCAAGTGGGTCAAGATTTACAACAGCTAAAGCGAAAGAAAACGCGAGGGCCGCCTAAAGACCCTGGGGCCATCGAAGGGTTAAGGCACAGATAGAAAATCGCGAAAAGGCGAAGACGACGACGTAATCGCTTTGCAATGCGAAAAGAAGCAGCCACAAATTGGAGCAATTGCAGAAGAACTAGAACCTAACCAAACTTTGGAGTCCCCTTtcacggcaacaacaacaacgagttGGCTTCTTCGCTTAATTTTGGAATATATAGAAGATTTAGAAAGGTGATTAGTAACGAAATTTCGACTGAACCACTAATTACCCGCTTGAGTTGTGTGTTCATGATGTTGTGCAGCTCGTTCCGTATGATGTTGAACTTCATCATGGTGTCCGAACTGAAGATGGATCTGCCAAAGGCCAATCCCGGATAATCTGCGCAGCGTCCCTTGTTCCTTCGCGCCTCCCGCTCCGCCACAATCTCGGCCGCCTCGCTGGTGCATCTTAATTTGGACCACTCGGCCGCCTGGCTGTCATCGTCATCCGCCAAAGCGATGCCCTCGTCGATCGCACCGCCACTGATGTCCGTGGCCAGGCTGTCGCTGCTCATCTCCATGGGATTGGACCGCTTGCTGCGCTCCTTTTTGCCGGAcgactttttcttcttctccgATTTCTCCGACTTCTCTGATTTCTCCGACTTTTCCCGCTTCTTTTTCTTGCTCTTGGCGGAGGACGTTGTGGTTGTAACTGCCGGAGGGGCTGCTCCTTCGGCTACGGAGACGCTGGCACCCTCATCCTGCACGCTGCTCTCGTCCGTGGGCGTGGGACTGTTGCTGCCCAGCGAATTGGTCACCGATTCGCTTAGAGGCAGGCTCAAAGTGCTCCTGCTGGGGGGCAGCACAGGTGCCTCTTCCTCCGGCGCTGCTGCTGGTTGCGTTTCACCCCTGAGATTGGAGAGGGCGCTCTTGGAGTCGCCGCGATAGAGGGCGGCCAGGATCTCCTGGACATTGGGCACATTGGGGCGGCGGGTGCCGGAGAAGCGCGGATGATGCTGGTGGCCACGACGCTTCAGCGAGGCGGGAACCAGGCTGCTGTGGCTGCCAGTGCCACTGGTGCTGGAGTCGTCGTGGTGCTCCATGTCCGATTCGTCGCTCCAGAAATCGCTGGCCGGGGAGGAACTGCAACTGTTGCTCCTGCTGCGCCGGAGGCTATCGAACCTTTCGTACAGCTGTGCTAGATACAATTCCGCCTCCTCATCGCAGTAGTAGAGCAGATCGTCGAGGAGGTTCAGCTGCTCCTCGATGGAACACCAGCGGGATGAAAGGCCAGAAGATTGCGAGTCCGCACGGGTTTTCCTCCTGGTCTTTctcggctgctgctgttttgactttttatcTCCCTTTAACAACTGTTTCGACCGCTGTTTCGGTTTGGCAACTGTTTTGCCAGACGGCTGCACTTGTGTTTTCTCTGAAAAGTTAGAATTGGTTTCTTCGATTGGCTGGCTAACCACTCTTTCctgttttggtatttttgcGTATTACAAACTCTGCCCTGAATATTTACAAATCCGATTAAATTCGGTTAATTTGTGGCCAAAATTGCTACGTGAATTTTTTTCTACTGAAACAGCTGTTGCTGGCTGGGCAGTGTGACCAGTCTGGAATATGCCAAAAATACCAATTCAGCTGGAGGGGCTGGCAGAATCGATCCGCGTTGCCAACTACTCGCGATCTAGCGCGTTTAGTGGGcaatttaaaagtgattttaaaaaaattataaaatattttacgctTTTGCTGCGGCTGTTTGTCCTGACCGCCGCTGGTCAGTAAGTGGCGATGTGCTCGCTTTATTTGATGCGCCAACGATTGCCGGCGCGCCGCGTTGCCAACGAATTTGATTTTTGGCCCTTGCTTAACGGTAATGCTGTTGCCGGTTAACGGTGGcgctgtggttgttgttggcgcgacttttgttgttgcatttttttgcttttgtatCGGTTGTGGTTGTTGCTTGACTTTaactgatgttgttgttggttgcgGTTTGTTGTTGTATCTCACTTTTTGCCATTCATATGCATTATTAACTTTTGCAGTTCCTATGTTTAATGTTTTCTCGTACATATTAATTATGAGCAATGCCTATggttgttgcttttttttgttgtatctcTGTGATTTGGTGCGTGTTGTTTTAtagtttttggtttggtttgctgtttttgttgcgGCTTTCAAACAGCTGGGCTCATGGTACCGTTAGTTTCGCTATTTTTATTGATGATTTAATACAGATCTTTTGCGAATTTTCATCGGCGCGTGAAAATTGCCAAGAGAGAGCCGCAACactttttatgtaatttatacAAATCGCTAGAATTCCATTTAAATCGGATTTAAATGAAAGCAGTGATTTTTGGAACGATTTAATTAGACCGAAcgggatttaatttaatttataggaGTGTAATTTGGttggtaattattttaattaattaagttttccCTCGACGGATTTATGAGCGGGCGGCTGCTGCTGAGTTTTCTGCTGCTTTTTCCTCGGCCCCTCGTTGTGTTGTGTTTGTGTTGTACTTGAATTTTGGGGCCATGCGCTCACCGTTAGATGAGAATGGGGAAACTCTCGCTCTCACTAGCTTCCTCTCTCTGTGGGTCTTTGCGTGTGGCACGTGTGCGAGTGAGTCAGCAATATGGATCCATATAGGATCCAATATGGATCCCCACCCAcccaaagagagagagagagagggataGAGAAAGAGAGTGTTTCACCAAATACATTTCTTCAACTCTTCCGCAGATTTTCGTCTCCCAATAAGAGAGAATTTTCAGCATTTGATTCATTTAATTGcttatcttttgtttttttcttcattCATTTTCAAGTTATTAGTCAGAGGCATCCGTTGTCTTTGTCATATTTGTTTTAGAGTCAACATTGTTTGGCTGAtaagtattttatttgaagGCCCACTTCGAGCGATAAGTTTCCCAAGCATTTTACCTGCCGACACTTTTTGAATCGCTGCCAAATGTCCTTGAAATACTTTCCCAAAATGTCGGAATCAAAAGACGAATCGCAATTCGAATTCTTTTTGGAAGCACTGAGGCCCACAACGAAAAATGTTCTAGATTCGAAGCTAATTCAGAGAAATAGAGAGTACGTGTACGTGCTTTTTTTTGCgagaacgattttttttttgttttttggcaaGCCAAGAGAAAAATTTAGCTGCGTTATTTGATATCTTGCGTTGGCTATTTTCAACAGATTTAAAAATAGCGCCTCTCCGCCAGGCGTTGCCAACAGCAAAGAcaggaaaagagagagagcgaaagagagggagtGCTACTTGTCAATTGCTGACTGCTTTGTTTgaaattcaaaaaagaaatttatgatgttttttggaatttaaaaaaatgtttccccCAAACAATTTCTCCGATTTCAAGCTGCCATGAAATTGGCGTTAAATTGCCGCTGCCCCATTTTCAAGACAATCTCCCCCAAAAAAACCACCGGCTGTCACCGAGTCGCTTTTAAATCGCCTGTTATAAATTTATGTGTATTTCTTGCCTTgaatgcatttcaaaatattgagCAGAAGCACTCAAAATATACGTATTTTTCTTAGGAACTAAAATGGCTTATGGTAAATTTTGAGGGGAAATGGCTTAAGATTCTGGACATCTGAAAACTGACAAATGGCGGTCTACATTTTCAAATGATTTATGGAATGTTTTCCTTGTGTTTCAGACGCCTTGTTAAGTGACTTAACTAATTATCGCTTTTTGACAGAAAGTTTTTGTATCCATTTCAATATTtgtcaaactttattttaagctGTCAGACGAATAATAGTCAACCTCAGGATaccacaaattaaaaattattagaaaaaaatgtttcagttttttaaaaaaatgacgTCATAGATGCATGTGTGCGTCAAAAAACTTACTCATGaaatatgggaaaatattaaattgataaCATAACAATATTTgagaaattacaaaaaaaaaatataaaatttctttattgaAGTTTAATTATTGTCTTTAAAACATAATGgaattttgttaatttgaaactaatttttttattactttacaTGACTCAGgttgaattattaaaaatattccgatCTTGTTTCTAAACCTATCTTAAGATCTACTCTATAGAATATTTCGAAAAGTGAACTTACGTTCTGCAGAGCCTTGTTCTTCTCCTCCAGCTTGCCGGTGACCAGAGTCAGGGCCTCCTGGGTCTGATCCAGCTCGTTCTCAACGGTCTGGATCTTCTTCTGCAGCTGGCGAGCCTCCTCCTCGGCCTACGgattcaaataataaataaaatgttattacaaatcaaggcaCTACATGGGAATTGCATGTGCTAACAAGATTTATGGTGTTGTGTGAAAGCCGGCAATTATGCTTTTTGTtacaataaatgtttttcaattcGTAGTCGGTTACACATGAGGGAAATTGCAAAGAAATGGTATTAAATACGATTTATAACAAAGAAggtgtttaatatttttcattatttttagtttaatattttatttaatattttgtaatataaaattcattatatGAATTCGTTTTTGAAAGAATTTCAAGTTTTGGatgttttttatagttacAAATACAAAGTTAGAAATgcacctatattttttttctgtgcaccaGGGGATAGGGAAATGGGGTGGCTGACTTTGACTCACCTTCTCGGCGCGGGTGTTGGCATCGCGTGCCTCCTGCTCGCAGACGAGAGCGCGCTCCAGAGCTCCGTCCTTGTCGACTTTCATCGCTTGCATCTTCTTCTTGATGGCATCCATGactgttttgttttgctacTGTACTGCACTCGAAAGAAACTGCAATCGAAACGGAGATGGATATTGAAGATTGCGATCGAAATTGTTGTTAAGTGCAGCCAATAAGGCAATTAGCAAATTTATGCGATAACCATCAATcgcaatggaaatggaaaaacaaaacaaggtTTAAACGAAAGTGAAACTCTGTGGAagttcatttgcattttacaataatttcaggagttatattttaagtaatttaaggGAACCTATTaaacttaatattaaattctataaaaatgaGTCAAACCCGGCTTATCTTTATGCTATCAGTAGCAGATACATATCTTTCTCTACTTTTCAAGATACTCATCGAGTGATTTCGAATAATGGCTAGCCTTATTTGGACGAAAGGTGGCAAAGCCAATAAATTATTCGGACTGGCCAAAAACCAAGCCGCCCAAGGCCCCCTCTCCAAGTCAGACTCATTGTTCAAGCTCATCCAACTGATAAATtgagaatttaatatttcgcTGGCGTCTCCGCACGACTTTTATTGCTCGATTCTTTCTCGGGCGTTTGCTTTTTTCGAGAGTGTTTTCTCATCTCACAGTAAATCATTTAAACGAGAATACCTGACTAGGTAATGCACGTTTCTGTTTCGGATTCCTGTCTTCAATTTCGGCGGGGAGACTTCGAACCCAAAAAGTGTGCTTAGTTATGCTGATCACATCTGAGCGAAGCTGGgcaaagatttttaaatagagAGTTCAGTCACCAACGAAGAATTGTGTCAGTAGATTGGGGTAAATCTGGGTTATGAGATCGGTTCctaaattgattaaaatttgtaataggtttaaaaaattaaaaataaaatatttttgaagattTGTAcatttatcaacagtttttttatttttataatattatgcaTATAATTGAGAAACTATATATTTTGGTGagctttttcttaaaatttttattcttaTTGTGGAACTTTGGATTCGGAAGTTGccatcttttaattaaaaaccccACAATGAATCATATGCCCAGCTGCTGTGGACTATTTCTCCTTTTTCCCAATCGCTCCAGACTTCTGACTCAATGTTAACGCAGCTGGAGGGTTTGGCCCCTTCTCAGGACCAGCTTTAGCCCTAACCCTCTGCCCCTTTCCTCCTGGCCAACACAAAACCCACTTGAACAACATTTGTCATGGCTCGAACCGAATGCAACCGCCGGCTAATTGACTCGAGTTTCGCCTcgtgaaattttaattctttatTACGGCTCATCGCTGTCATTTGTTGTTCTCCCGCCTTAAacatgcatttatttttaaaaactctgTTTA
This portion of the Drosophila takahashii strain IR98-3 E-12201 chromosome 3R, DtakHiC1v2, whole genome shotgun sequence genome encodes:
- the Tm1 gene encoding uncharacterized protein Tm1 isoform X5 yields the protein MYEKTLNIGTAKVNNAYEWQKVRYNNKPQPTTTSVKVKQQPQPIQKQKNATTKVAPTTTTAPPLTGNSITVKQGPKIKFVGNAARRQSLAHQIKRAHRHLLTSGGQDKQPQQKQKTQVQPSGKTVAKPKQRSKQLLKGDKKSKQQQPRKTRRKTRADSQSSGLSSRWCSIEEQLNLLDDLLYYCDEEAELYLAQLYERFDSLRRSRSNSCSSSPASDFWSDESDMEHHDDSSTSGTGSHSSLVPASLKRRGHQHHPRFSGTRRPNVPNVQEILAALYRGDSKSALSNLRGETQPAAAPEEEAPVLPPSRSTLSLPLSESVTNSLGSNSPTPTDESSVQDEGASVSVAEGAAPPAVTTTTSSAKSKKKKREKSEKSEKSEKSEKKKKSSGKKERSKRSNPMEMSSDSLATDISGGAIDEGIALADDDDSQAAEWSKLRCTSEAAEIVAEREARRNKGRCADYPGLAFGRSIFSSDTMMKFNIIRNELHNIMNTQLKRAESEVAALNRRIQLLEEDLERSEERLGSATAKLSEASQAADESERARKILENRALADEERMDALENQLKEARFLAEEADKKYDEVARKLAMVEADLERAEERAEQGENKIVELEEELRVVGNNLKSLEVSEEKANQREEEYKNQIKTLNTRLKEAEARAEFAERSVQKLQKEVDRLEDDLVLEKERYKDIGDDLDTAFVELILKEQ
- the Tm1 gene encoding uncharacterized protein Tm1 isoform X2, yielding MYEKTLNIGTAKVNNAYEWQKVRYNNKPQPTTTSVKVKQQPQPIQKQKNATTKVAPTTTTAPPLTGNSITVKQGPKIKFVGNAARRQSLAHQIKRAHRHLLTSGGQDKQPQQKQKTQVQPSGKTVAKPKQRSKQLLKGDKKSKQQQPRKTRRKTRADSQSSGLSSRWCSIEEQLNLLDDLLYYCDEEAELYLAQLYERFDSLRRSRSNSCSSSPASDFWSDESDMEHHDDSSTSGTGSHSSLVPASLKRRGHQHHPRFSGTRRPNVPNVQEILAALYRGDSKSALSNLRGETQPAAAPEEEAPVLPPSRSTLSLPLSESVTNSLGSNSPTPTDESSVQDEGASVSVAEGAAPPAVTTTTSSAKSKKKKREKSEKSEKSEKSEKKKKSSGKKERSKRSNPMEMSSDSLATDISGGAIDEGIALADDDDSQAAEWSKLRCTSEAAEIVAEREARRNKGRCADYPGLAFGRSIFSSDTMMKFNIIRNELHNIMNTQLKRAESEVAALNRRIQLLEEDLERSEERLGSATAKLSEASQAADESERARKILENRALADEERMDALENQLKEARFLAEEADKKYDEVARKLAMVEADLERAEERAEQGENKIVELEEELRVVGNNLKSLEVSEEKATQKEETFETQIKVLDHSLKEAEARAEFAERSVQKLQKEVDRLEDEMIKEIEHYALVGDQLDWTFVEMMGMPPFYNERYPKPPTPELTEEEKAALEAAAQAAAEAKARAEEAAARGEEAAAEGEGGAVPAEGAAPGEPGAAPAEAAVEAPVEHVRTPTPPPPPPFEYSIDLPPEGAEVPYVRNAEPGDFAPPAEAPPAEGAPPAEGAPPAEGAPPVEGAPPAEGAPPAEGAPPAEGAPPAPAAEGEAAAAPAPPPAEGEAAPAAAPAPAEGEAPPAPPAEAAPAAEAPPA